In one Buteo buteo chromosome 10, bButBut1.hap1.1, whole genome shotgun sequence genomic region, the following are encoded:
- the HSD17B7 gene encoding 3-keto-steroid reductase/17-beta-hydroxysteroid dehydrogenase 7, producing MERVVLVTGASSGVGLALCRRLLEEDGRIHLCIACRNVQKSEATRDLILATHPAARVSTVEVDLGNLVSVLRVARELRCRFQRLDFVYLNAGIMPNPHVNFKTLWHGLLTGKVLHMLTTAEGIMTQTDRLNGDGLQEVFATNLFGHFILVRQLECLLCGNEKPSRLIWTSSSNARESAFSLSDYQHAKGRESYSSSKYATDLTSVVLNRKFNKQGLYSSVVCPGLVMSNMTYRILPVFLWKLLMPIMWLIRFFAKTYTLTPYNGAEAHVWLFKQKPEHLDALVKYHSCTSGLGKSYVEPRKLDVDEETAEKFYQKLLELEKETLERYSDLLD from the exons ATGGAGCGAGTGGTGCTGGTGACCGGTGCCAGCAG CGGCGTGGGGCTGGCCCTCTGCCGgcggctgctggaggaggatggCCGCATCCACCTCTGTATCGCCTGCCGCAACGTCCAGAAGAGCGAGGCCACGCGAGACCTCATCCTGGCCACCCACCCCGCCGCCCGGGTCTCGACCGTGGAAGTGGACCTGGGTAACCTGGTTTCCGTCCTGCGTGTCGCCCGTGAGCTCCGCTGCAG GTTTCAGCGCCTGGATTTCGTCTACCTCAACGCCGGGATCATGCCCAACCCACACGTGAACTTCAAGACGCTCTGGCACGGTCTCCTCACCGG GAAGGTGCTTCACATGCTGACCACTGCAGAAGGCATAATGACCCAGACGGACAGGCTTAATGGAGATGGACTGCAGGAGGTGTTTGCTACCAACCTCTTTGGGCACTTTATCCTG GTTCGTCAACTTGAGTGTCTACTCTGCGGTAACGAAAAGCCCTCACGACTCATCTGGACCTCTTCCAGCAATGCCAGGGAGTCTGCCTTCAGCCTTTCTGACTATCAACATGCCAAGGGACGGGAATCATACAGTTCCTCCAAATATGCTACTGACCTGACAAGTGTGGTTCTGAACAGGAAATTTAATAAGCAG GGTCTGTATTCCAGCGTTGTTTGTCCTGGTCTTGTTATGTCTAACATGACCTACAGAATTTTGCCCGTTTTTCTCTGGAAGCTGCTAATGCCCATCATGTGGTTG aTCCGTTTTTTTGCCAAAACTTACACTCTGACACCGTATAATGGAGCAGAAGCTCAT GTGTGGCTGTTCAAACAGAAGCCTGAGCACCTGGATGCACTTGTCAAATACCACAGCTGTACTTCTGGACTGGGGAAGAGCTACGTGGAGCCCAGAAAG CTTGATGTGGACGAAGAAACCGCTGAGAAGTTTTACCAAAAGCTGTTGGAACTGGAGAAGGAGACTCTAGAGAGATACAGTGATCTCCTAGATTAA
- the DDR2 gene encoding discoidin domain-containing receptor 2 isoform X2, whose translation MPATPRPALLLLLPLLLHIPRAGRAQVNPAVCRYPLGMSGGHIPDEDISASSQWSESTAAKYGRLDSEDGDGAWCPEIPVEPDDLKEFLQIDLRALHFITLVGTQGRHAGGHGNEFAPMYKINYSRDGTRWISWRNRHGKQVLDGNTNPYDIVLKDLEPPLIARFVRFIPVTDHSMNVCLRVELYGCVWLDGLVSYNAPAGQQLVLPGGTVIYLNDSVYDGAFGYSMTEGLGQLTDGVSGLDDFTQTHEYHVWPGYDYVGWRNESTAGGYVEITFEFDRIRNFTAMKVHCNNMFAKGVKIFKEVQCYFRADASEWEPSAVSSVLVLDDVNPSARFVTVPLLHRMASAIKCQYYFADAWMMFSEITFQSDAAMYNNSVAPPEVPVVPTTYDPTLKVDDSNTRILIGCLVAIIFILVAIIVIILWRQFWQKMLEKASRRMLDDEMTVSLSLPSESSMFNHNRSSSSSEQESSSTYDRIFPLGPDYQEPSRLIRKLPEFTPGEEDTGCSGAVKPSQASVPEGVPHYAEADIVNLQGVTGGNTYSVPALTMDLLSGKDVAVEEFPRKLLTFKEKLGEGQFGEVHLCEVEGMEKFTGKDFALEGLDASSNSPVLVAVKMLRADANKNARNDFLKEIKIMSRLKDPNIIRLLAVCITDDPLCMITEYMENGDLNQFLSRQQAGSPPAAHTPTVSYSDLRFMATQIASGMKYLSSLNFVHRDLATRNCLVGKQYTIKIADFGMSRNLYSGDYYRIQGRAVLPIRWMSWESILLGKFTTASDVWAFGVTLWETFTLCREQPYSQLSDEQVIENTGEFFRDQGRQTYLPQPALCPDSVYKLMLSCWRRDTKDRPSFQDIHRLLQESASEE comes from the exons CGGTGTGCCGGTACCCCTTGGGAATGTCGGGCGGGCACATCCCCGACGAGGACATCTCGGCCTCCAGCCAGTGGTCCGAGTCCACAGCCGCCAAGTACGGACG GCTGGACTCGGAGGACGGCGATGGCGCCTGGTGCCCCGAGATCCCGGTGGAGCCCGACGACCTGAAGGAATTCCTGCAGATCGACCTGCGCGCCCTCCACTTCATCACGCTGGTGGGCACCCAGGGGCGACACGCCGGGGGTCACGGCAACGAGTTTGCCCCCATGTATAAGATCAACTACAGCCGGGATGGCACCCGTTGGATCTCCTGGAGGAACCGGCATGGGAAGCAG GTGCTGGATGGAAACACCAACCCCTACGACATCGTCCTCAAGGACCTGGAGCCGCCCCTCATCGCCCGCTTCGTCCGCTTCATCCCCGTCACTGACCACTCCATGAACGTCTGCCTGCGCGTGGAGCTCTACGGCTGCGTCTGGCTGG ACGGGTTGGTGTCCTACAACGCGCCGGCCGGGCAGCAGCTCGTCCTTCCCGGGGGCACCGTCATCTACCTGAACGACTCGGTGTACGACGGGGCGTTTGGGTACAG CATGACGGAGGGCCTGGGCCAGCTGACGGACGGGGTGTCGGGGCTGGATGACTTCACGCAGACCCACGAGTACCACGTCTGGCCGGGCTACGACTACGTCGGCTGGCGCAACGAGAGCACTGCCGGCGGCTACGTGGAGATCACCTTCGAGTTCGACCGCATCAGGAACTTCACCGCCATGAAG GTCCACTGCAACAACATGTTCGCCAAAGGGGTGAAGATCTTCAAGGAGGTGCAGTGCTACTTCCGCGCCGACGCCAGCGAGTGGGAGCCCAGCGCCGTCTCCTCGGTGCTGGTGCTGGACGACGTGAACCCCAGCGCCCGCTTCGTCACCGTGCCCCTGCTCCACCGCATGGCCAGTGCCATCAAGTGCCAGTACTACTTCGCCGATGCCTGGATGATGTTCAGCGAGATCACCTTCCAGTCGG ACGCAGCCATGTACAACAATTCGGTGGCCCCTCCCGAGGTACCGGTGGTCCCCACCACTTATG ACCCCACGCTCAAGGTAGACGACAGCAACACGCGGATCCTGATCGGGTGCCTGGTGGCGATCATCTTCATCCTGGTGGCCATCATTGTCATCATACTGTGGCGGCAGTTCTGGCAGAAGATGCTGGAGAAG GCATCGCGGAGGATGCTGGATGACGAAATGACCGtcagcctctccctgcccagcgAATCCAGCATGTTCAACCACAaccgctcctcctcctccagcgaGCAGGAGTCCAGCTCCACCTACGACCGCATATTCCCCCTGGGACCTGACTACCAGGAGCCCTCCCGCCTGATCCGCAAGCTGCCCGAATTCACCCCGGGGGAGGAGGACACAG GTTGCAGCGGTGCCGTGAAGCCATCCCAGGCCAGCGTCCCCGAGGGCGTCCCCCACTACGCCGAGGCCGACATCGTGAACCTGCAGGGCGTGACGGGCGGCAACACCTACTCGGTGCCAGCCCTCACCATGGACCTGCTCTCCGGCAAGGACGTGGCCGTCGAGGAGTTCCCCAGGAAGCTGCTGACCTTCAAGGAGAAGCTGGGGGAAGGCCAGTTTGGGGAG GTTCATCTCTGCGAAGTGGAGGGGATGGAGAAGTTCACAGGCAAGGACTTTGCCCTGGAGGGCTTGGACGCCAGCTCCAACAGCCCCGTGCTGGTGGCTGTCAAGATGCTGCGAGCGGATGCCAACAAGAATGCCAG GAAtgattttctgaaggaaatcaAGATCATGTCGCGGCTGAAAGACCCCAACATCATCCGGCTGCTGGCGGTGTGCATCACGGATGACCCGCTGTGCATGATCACCGAGTACATGGAGAACGGAGACCTCAACCAGTTCCTGTCCcgccagcaggcaggcagcccccccgccgcccacACGCCCACCGTCAG CTACAGCGACCTGCGGTTCATGGCCACCCAGATCGCCTCCGGCATGAAGTACCTCTCCTCCCTCAACTTCGTGCACCGAGACCTGGCCACGCGCAACTGCCTGGTGGGGAAGCAGTACACCATCAAGATAGCCGACTTCGGCATGAGCAGGAATCTCTACAGCGGGGATTACTACCGCATCCAGGGGCGGGCAGTGCTCCCCATCCGCTGGATGTCCTGGGAGAGCATCCTGCTG GGCAAGTTCACGACGGCCAGTGACGTGTGGGCGTTCGGCGTGACGCTGTGGGAGACCTTCACGCTCTGCCGGGAGCAGCCCTACTCCCAGCTGTCCGATGAGCAGGTCATCGAAAACACCGGCGAGTTTTTCCGGGACCAGGGCCGGCAG ACCTACCTTCCCCAGCCTGCACTTTGCCCTGACTCAGTCTATAAGCTAATGCTCAGCTGCTGGAGACGGGACACTAAAGATCGTCCCTCCTTCCAGGACATCCATCGCCTTCTCCAAGAGTCAGCCAGTGAAGAATGA
- the DDR2 gene encoding discoidin domain-containing receptor 2 isoform X1: protein MGIQWELCSAECHKWESWRQEEMLPTVPMLMLKMCPSLSDAGDGPCGAGTRGWELAAGLDRALGCGLLAGTAPGEPEAMGAGGGTGTASSPGPCRLGAGVCSGRRAEGALWAGAGGQTVNTAKQASLSAALLAAGREKITPGKQRGCGAGGAGCHSGTQPACHPGYFSTRSRGWSGAGDGSRGASGEGERPPFSLVPPGRWGGAAGRYGREQVAAGGFFWVSGLWSEPSGCPQSEECGDSSASPQALPPPQLDLWGQGPGTSSSPWRAASPCSQLRFELGWHLLLASGSICPGRCLPARDRPVVLHPCSVSQRDGECCAGAARAAVPAALWIYPSPGSAMPYSSTYLGRGGEEGCPAQRPTGLVAAVCRYPLGMSGGHIPDEDISASSQWSESTAAKYGRLDSEDGDGAWCPEIPVEPDDLKEFLQIDLRALHFITLVGTQGRHAGGHGNEFAPMYKINYSRDGTRWISWRNRHGKQVLDGNTNPYDIVLKDLEPPLIARFVRFIPVTDHSMNVCLRVELYGCVWLDGLVSYNAPAGQQLVLPGGTVIYLNDSVYDGAFGYSMTEGLGQLTDGVSGLDDFTQTHEYHVWPGYDYVGWRNESTAGGYVEITFEFDRIRNFTAMKVHCNNMFAKGVKIFKEVQCYFRADASEWEPSAVSSVLVLDDVNPSARFVTVPLLHRMASAIKCQYYFADAWMMFSEITFQSDAAMYNNSVAPPEVPVVPTTYDPTLKVDDSNTRILIGCLVAIIFILVAIIVIILWRQFWQKMLEKASRRMLDDEMTVSLSLPSESSMFNHNRSSSSSEQESSSTYDRIFPLGPDYQEPSRLIRKLPEFTPGEEDTGCSGAVKPSQASVPEGVPHYAEADIVNLQGVTGGNTYSVPALTMDLLSGKDVAVEEFPRKLLTFKEKLGEGQFGEVHLCEVEGMEKFTGKDFALEGLDASSNSPVLVAVKMLRADANKNARNDFLKEIKIMSRLKDPNIIRLLAVCITDDPLCMITEYMENGDLNQFLSRQQAGSPPAAHTPTVSYSDLRFMATQIASGMKYLSSLNFVHRDLATRNCLVGKQYTIKIADFGMSRNLYSGDYYRIQGRAVLPIRWMSWESILLGKFTTASDVWAFGVTLWETFTLCREQPYSQLSDEQVIENTGEFFRDQGRQTYLPQPALCPDSVYKLMLSCWRRDTKDRPSFQDIHRLLQESASEE, encoded by the exons GATGCAGGAGATGGTCCCTGTGGTGCGGGGACCCGAGGATGGGAGCTGGCTGCCGGGCTGGACCGTGCACTGGGATGCGGGCTCCTGGCCGGCACAGCACCGGGCGAGCCGGAGGCCAtgggggcaggaggtggcacCGGCACCGCGTCCTCGCCGGGGCCCTGCCGCCTCGGTGCGGGTGTTTGCTCGGGGCGGCGTGCGGAGGGAGCGCTGTGGGCTGGAGCCGGAGGCCAGACAGTAAACACGGCCAAACAAGCCAGCCTTTCAGCAGCTCTCTTGGCAGCCGGGCGTGAAAAAATAACTCCTGGGAAGCAGCGTGGATGCGGTGCCGGGGGAGCCGGCTGCCACTCGGGGACGCAGCCCGCCTGCCACCCCGGGTACTTTTCCACTCGCAGCCGGGGCTGGAGTGGAGCTGGTGATGGGAGCCGTGGGGCCAGTGGGGAGGGCGAGCGCCCGCCTTTCTCACTTGTTCCCCCAGGCAGGTGGGGGGGAGCAGCGGGGCGGTACGGTCGAGAACAGGTTGCTGCGGGCGGGTTTTTTTGGGTGAGCGGCCTCTGGAGCGAGCCCTCTGGGTGCCCCCAGAGTGAGGAGTGTGGGGACAGCAGTGCCAGTCCCCAGGCTCTCCCTCCACCGCAGCTGGATCTCTGGGGACAGGGACCGGGCACATCCAGCAGCCCTTGGAGAGCTGCTTCCCCTTGCTCCCAGCTTCGCTTCGAGCTGGGCTGGCATCTGCTTCTGGCCAGTGGCTCCATTTGCCCGGGCAGGTGTCTGCCTGCGCGGGACCGTCCCGTCGTGCTTCATCCCTGCTCTGTAAGCCAGAGGGATGGAGAGTGCTGCGCCGGAGCCgcccgggctgcagtccctgCGGCGCTGTGGATATACCCCAGCCCCGGCAGTGCCATGCCGTATTCCAGCACGTATCTTGGCCGGGGAGGTGAGGAGGGATGCCCCGCTCAGCGCCCCACCGGTCTCGTTGCAGCGGTGTGCCGGTACCCCTTGGGAATGTCGGGCGGGCACATCCCCGACGAGGACATCTCGGCCTCCAGCCAGTGGTCCGAGTCCACAGCCGCCAAGTACGGACG GCTGGACTCGGAGGACGGCGATGGCGCCTGGTGCCCCGAGATCCCGGTGGAGCCCGACGACCTGAAGGAATTCCTGCAGATCGACCTGCGCGCCCTCCACTTCATCACGCTGGTGGGCACCCAGGGGCGACACGCCGGGGGTCACGGCAACGAGTTTGCCCCCATGTATAAGATCAACTACAGCCGGGATGGCACCCGTTGGATCTCCTGGAGGAACCGGCATGGGAAGCAG GTGCTGGATGGAAACACCAACCCCTACGACATCGTCCTCAAGGACCTGGAGCCGCCCCTCATCGCCCGCTTCGTCCGCTTCATCCCCGTCACTGACCACTCCATGAACGTCTGCCTGCGCGTGGAGCTCTACGGCTGCGTCTGGCTGG ACGGGTTGGTGTCCTACAACGCGCCGGCCGGGCAGCAGCTCGTCCTTCCCGGGGGCACCGTCATCTACCTGAACGACTCGGTGTACGACGGGGCGTTTGGGTACAG CATGACGGAGGGCCTGGGCCAGCTGACGGACGGGGTGTCGGGGCTGGATGACTTCACGCAGACCCACGAGTACCACGTCTGGCCGGGCTACGACTACGTCGGCTGGCGCAACGAGAGCACTGCCGGCGGCTACGTGGAGATCACCTTCGAGTTCGACCGCATCAGGAACTTCACCGCCATGAAG GTCCACTGCAACAACATGTTCGCCAAAGGGGTGAAGATCTTCAAGGAGGTGCAGTGCTACTTCCGCGCCGACGCCAGCGAGTGGGAGCCCAGCGCCGTCTCCTCGGTGCTGGTGCTGGACGACGTGAACCCCAGCGCCCGCTTCGTCACCGTGCCCCTGCTCCACCGCATGGCCAGTGCCATCAAGTGCCAGTACTACTTCGCCGATGCCTGGATGATGTTCAGCGAGATCACCTTCCAGTCGG ACGCAGCCATGTACAACAATTCGGTGGCCCCTCCCGAGGTACCGGTGGTCCCCACCACTTATG ACCCCACGCTCAAGGTAGACGACAGCAACACGCGGATCCTGATCGGGTGCCTGGTGGCGATCATCTTCATCCTGGTGGCCATCATTGTCATCATACTGTGGCGGCAGTTCTGGCAGAAGATGCTGGAGAAG GCATCGCGGAGGATGCTGGATGACGAAATGACCGtcagcctctccctgcccagcgAATCCAGCATGTTCAACCACAaccgctcctcctcctccagcgaGCAGGAGTCCAGCTCCACCTACGACCGCATATTCCCCCTGGGACCTGACTACCAGGAGCCCTCCCGCCTGATCCGCAAGCTGCCCGAATTCACCCCGGGGGAGGAGGACACAG GTTGCAGCGGTGCCGTGAAGCCATCCCAGGCCAGCGTCCCCGAGGGCGTCCCCCACTACGCCGAGGCCGACATCGTGAACCTGCAGGGCGTGACGGGCGGCAACACCTACTCGGTGCCAGCCCTCACCATGGACCTGCTCTCCGGCAAGGACGTGGCCGTCGAGGAGTTCCCCAGGAAGCTGCTGACCTTCAAGGAGAAGCTGGGGGAAGGCCAGTTTGGGGAG GTTCATCTCTGCGAAGTGGAGGGGATGGAGAAGTTCACAGGCAAGGACTTTGCCCTGGAGGGCTTGGACGCCAGCTCCAACAGCCCCGTGCTGGTGGCTGTCAAGATGCTGCGAGCGGATGCCAACAAGAATGCCAG GAAtgattttctgaaggaaatcaAGATCATGTCGCGGCTGAAAGACCCCAACATCATCCGGCTGCTGGCGGTGTGCATCACGGATGACCCGCTGTGCATGATCACCGAGTACATGGAGAACGGAGACCTCAACCAGTTCCTGTCCcgccagcaggcaggcagcccccccgccgcccacACGCCCACCGTCAG CTACAGCGACCTGCGGTTCATGGCCACCCAGATCGCCTCCGGCATGAAGTACCTCTCCTCCCTCAACTTCGTGCACCGAGACCTGGCCACGCGCAACTGCCTGGTGGGGAAGCAGTACACCATCAAGATAGCCGACTTCGGCATGAGCAGGAATCTCTACAGCGGGGATTACTACCGCATCCAGGGGCGGGCAGTGCTCCCCATCCGCTGGATGTCCTGGGAGAGCATCCTGCTG GGCAAGTTCACGACGGCCAGTGACGTGTGGGCGTTCGGCGTGACGCTGTGGGAGACCTTCACGCTCTGCCGGGAGCAGCCCTACTCCCAGCTGTCCGATGAGCAGGTCATCGAAAACACCGGCGAGTTTTTCCGGGACCAGGGCCGGCAG ACCTACCTTCCCCAGCCTGCACTTTGCCCTGACTCAGTCTATAAGCTAATGCTCAGCTGCTGGAGACGGGACACTAAAGATCGTCCCTCCTTCCAGGACATCCATCGCCTTCTCCAAGAGTCAGCCAGTGAAGAATGA